The DNA sequence AGCGGCCGAAGTCGGTGCGAGCCTGGGCCAGGGCCTCGTGGATCTCCCGCCGGGCCGTCTTGACCGTATCGGCCATGTTTTCCCGGTCCGGCTGTTCGGCCGCTGCAGCACCAATCGCCTCTGCATGCTCATGGGCGAAGGCCCACAGCCGCTTGAGAAAACGGTACGCACCCTCCACGCCGGAGTCGTTCCACTCCAGGGACTGCTCCGGCGGCGCCGCGAACATGGTAAACAGGCGTACCGTGTCGGCACCGTACTGCGCGATCATGTCCTGGGGATCGACGGTGTTGCCCTTGGACTTGGACATTTTCGCCCCGTCTTTGAGCACCATGCCCTGGGTGAGCAGGTTGGCGAACGGCTCGTCCGAGTCGACCAGGGCCGCTCCCGGCTTCCTGCCTCCCGCGGCACTAGCACTTCCCTGTGCGTCGCCCACGAAATCCCTCATCAGTCGGTGATAGAAACGAGCATAGAGCAGGTGCAGGATGGCGTGTTCGATGCCGCCGACATACTGATCGACCGGCAGCCAGTAATCGCCGCGCTCGTCCAGCATGGCATCGTCATTGTCCCGGCAGGTGTAGCGGGCGTAATACCAGGAGGATTCCATGAAGGTATCGAAGGTATCGGTCTCCCGCTCCGCCTTGCCGCCACAGGTGGGACAGGTGGTCTCGTAGAACTCCGGCATCTTCTTGATGGGCGAGCCGATGCCGTCGAAGGCCACATCCTCCGGCAGAACGACGGGGAGCTGATCTTCCGGCACCGGCACCTCGCCGCAGGAGGGGCAGTTGATGATGGGTATCGGGCAACCCCAGTAGCGCTGACGGGAGACGCCCCAGTCACGCAGGCGGTAATTGACCCGTTTTTTGCCCCGGCCCCGCTGCTCCAGGTACTCGGCGATGGCATCGAAGGCCTGCCCGGAGGTCAGATTGCTGAACTCGCCGGAATCGACCAAAATCCCCTTGTCCGTGAAGGCGGCCTGGGTCAGATCCGCTCCCGGCATCCTGCCTCCCGCGGCACTAGCACTTCCCTGTGCGTCGTCAGCCTCCGAATCGTCGGCGGGCTTGATCACCTGTTTGATCGGCAGACCATACTTGCGGGCGAACTCCCAGTCGCGCTGATCGTGACCCGGCACAGCCATGACGGCCCCTTCGCCGTAGGCCATGAGCACGAAGTTGGCCGCATAGATGGGCACCGGTTCGCCGGAGATGGGGTGGAGCGCCTTGAGGCCGGTGTCCACGCCCTTCTTCTCCATGGTCTCCATGGCGGCCTCGGAGATCTGCAGGTTACCGGCCTCCTCGATGAAACCAGCCAGTTCACTGTTTTGCGTCGCGGCCTCGATCGCCAGCGGGTGCTCCGGCGCCACCGCCACGTAGGAGACGCCCATGAGGGTATCCGGGCGGGTGGTGTAGACCTTCAGGGGCTCGTCCCTGCCCTCCACTCCGAAGGCGATCTCCACGCCCTCGGAGCGCCCGATCCAGTTGCGCTGCATTGTCCGCACCTGCTCCGGCCAGCCATCCAGTTTATCCAGCCCGGCCAGCAACTCGTCGGCATAAGCGGTGATCTTCATGAAATACTGCGGGATCTCCTTGCGCTCGACGCTCGTATCACAGCGCCAGCAGCGGCCCTCGATCACCTGCTCGTTGGCCAGTACCGTCAGGTCATTCGGGCACCAGTTCACCGGCGAAGTCTTTTTGTAGACCAGACCCTTCTTGAACAGCCGGGTGAACAGCCACTGCTCCCACTTGTAGTATTGGGGGTGGCAGGTAGCGAGTTCGCGCTTCCAGTCGTAGCCGAAACCGAGCCGCTGGAGCTGCCCGCGCATGTAGTCGATGTTTTCGTAGGTCCACTTCGCGGGCGGCACATTGTTCTTGATGGCGGCGTTTTCCGCCGGCAGGCCAAAAGCATCCCAACCCATCGGCTGGAGGACATTCTTGCCGATCATGCGCTGATAGCGGCTGATAACATCGCCGATGGTGTAGTTGCGCACATGCCCCATGTGTAGCCGCCCCGAGGGATAGGGGAACATGGCCAGGCAGTAGAACTTCTCCTTGTCCGGGTCCTCCGTCACCTCAAAACAGCGGTTCTCCTGCCAATATTGCTGGGCCTCGGCCTCGATGACCGCCGGTTGGTACTGCTCGTCCAATGCCATTGAAAAACGCCTGAATTTGACTGACGGATAAACGGGTCAGGATACCGCAGGCAGCCCGCGGCAAACAACTGAAAGGACCAGCGGCACCGATGCGGCGGCATCGGCGACGAAAATCGCCGCGAGGGCGCGCCTCCCACATCTGCGTAGGGTGGGTTAGGCGCGCAATTCACCGCCCGTTCGGGTTGCCCGTGCCCATAACGCGCGCCGCACCCACCGCGTCTGGCTACTCCCCCGTCATTCCCGCGCAGGCGGGAATCCAGAGAGCAGCGGCATGGCTCAAAATGGATCCCCGCCTGCGCGGGGATGACGACTCGAACTAGCCGGCCTCCATTCGGAGCGACACCGGAACCCACCATTTCCGGCTTCGCTGCGGGCTCGTCTTCGTTCGGTGGCGGCCCCACCTGATACGATTCCCGATCCGCACATCGCCGCGGGGGCGCGCCTCCTACCGGTCCGAGTCTCCGTTCCCGTAGTTCCCGTAGGTGGGTTAGGCGCGCAATTCACCGCCCGTTCGGATTGCCCGTGCCCATAACGCGCGCCGCCCCACCGCGTCTGGCCTCCATTCGGAGCGACACCGGAACCCACCATTTCCGGCTTCGCTGCGGGCTCATCTTCGTTCGGTGGCGGCCCCACCTGATACGATTCCCGATCCGCACATCGCCGCGGGGGCGCGCCTCCTACCGGTCCGAGTCTCCGTTCCCTCCGCACCCCGCGGTGATTTTCAACCTTTATAATAGGACCACTGCATCCTTGAACAATATCAACCGGGTCGGCAATGTGGGATGCCTTCACTCCGGTCGGCGGCTGACAACGGAAACTTCATGAACCAATCAAAGGCAGGCAAACAGGTCTTCCTGGCGATTTTTGCCATTGCGATCCTGGCTCTGTTTCTGCCCGGATACGGTCTGGAGACCGCGCATGTGCAGGTGGGGGGTGAAGCCTTCCGGGTCGAACTGGCGACCAGCGCAGCTGAACAACGGCGGGGCCTCATGCACCGGGAGCAACTACCCCAAGGTACCGGAATGCTTTTCGTCTATCAGCACCCGCAGCCGGTCAGCTTCTGGAACAAGGATGTGCGATTTCCCATCGACATCCTCTATTTCGACGCGAACAGTGCCCTCATTCGTACCGACACCCACGTGCCGCCCTGCCCCTATCGGGACTGCCCCCGATACCGAACCGCAGCTCCGGTGAAATACGTCCTCGAACTGCCCGCCGGCACCACCGAACGCCTGAAGCTCAAGCCCGGCGATCGACTGCAATTCCTCTAAACCTGCGCCGCCACTGGCAGCCTGTCCGAGAACATCGTTGTAGGTTGGGGTGAGTCACGCGAACCCCAACGCTGTTGTTGGGCTTCGTTCCTCAGCGCCAACCTACATGGAAGCCGCTTCAGCCCCCATCCAGGTCCGATTCGCTATGCGCAGCGTCGATGTCCTCTGCGGGAGGAGGCAGACACCGGGCCTTGGGCGGTCCGTCGGGCCACGGCTCGAAGGGAAACGGTTTGAACTCGCTGTGATAGGTCAGGAACAGAACGACGTCATAGAGATAGGTCGCCAGTTGCTGTCCGAAATTCCGGAGACGTTCATTGGCACGACCGGTAATCAGGCTGGCACCGATCTGAAACAGGACCACGGCGCCGAGCACTATCTCTGCCACACCGTAGATCACCGCGAAAAGCAGCATATAGAGAATGCGGAGCCAGGCATCTCGAGAGCGGATGTTTTTCTTGAAGCTGCGTTCCATGGAGGGTCTTTCCTTCAGTCACGCCGGGCCCAAGCCGGCAGGTTGCGAGCGGCCAGCTTCAACTGCTGGTCCAACTTACGATAATCGGGTTCCAGCCGTTCCACCAGCCCCCAAAACCGGCGGGAGTGATTCATATGTACCGTGTGGCAGAGCTCGTGGATGAAAAGGTAGCGAACAACCTGCGGAGAAAAAAACAGCAGGCCACAGTTCAGACTGATGTTCTTGCGGGCCGAACAGCTGCCCCAGCGGGTCTTCTGACTACGTATAGTCACCTTCCGGTAGGGCAGCCCGACCTCCTCACTGACACGCTTCAGCCACGACGGAAGGTGCTCCCGCCCCTGGTTCGCCAGCCACCTTCTGAGCGCATCCCGCCAATCCGATTCGCCGCCATGCTGCACCCGCAAGGTGCCGTCCCGCAGCAACGCACAGCGCGGGGATCCGCCCTGACGCCGGTACTCCACCCGGTGCCGTCGCCCCAGGGCCGCCAGCTCCACGCTGTCCGGAGGGACAATCTGAGTCTGCGTTCCGCCGTATTCACTGCTCACCTTCTCGACCGTGCGCGCCAACCACTCCTCATGCCGCGCCAACAGCGCAGGCAGCTGCCGCTGGTCGAAGCCGCGCGGCACCACCACCTCCACACGCCCCGGAGGCAAGACCTTGAGGCGCACATGCTTCGCGCGGCTACTGAGCCGCACGCGAAAGTCCCCATCACCCATTACCATTCCCCCACTACCCATTTCCCCTTCCCCACTACCCACTACCCACTCCCCATCCCCCATCCCCCATTCCCCATTCCCCATTCCCCATCCCCCACTCCCCATTTCCCCATTCCCCACTACCCATCCCCCATCCCCCACTGGTGTATCATCCGCGTATGCAAAAATACGGCGGCAAGGTCATCCACCAGAGCCGGGACGCCTTTGGCATTCTGGAGATTGTCGAGGACCGCTTTGAGCGGTCGCTGCACTTTGGCAACAATGCCAAGCAGAGCAGTACCGACGTCCATTATCCGGCCCGACTGGTACTGAGCTATACCCGCGCAATGGCGGCGTCGCTGCTGTTTACACCGGACCCGCAGCGGGCCTTGCTGGTGGGACTCGGCGGCGGCTCGCTGACCAAATTCCTGCTGCATTACTTCCCCGAGTGCCGGGTTGATGTCGTTGAAGTCCGGAAAAAGGTTCACCGGCTGGCGAGGACTTACTTCGAACTACCCGACGATCCGCGCCTTAACGTGTTCATCGAAGACGGCGCCCTGTTTATGGGCTCGGCTTCCCCCGAATTCGGCGACTACGACCTCATTTTGATCGATGCTTTTCTGGAAGACGGCATCGCCGGCGATGTCTGCGGGGTGCCTTTCCTGGAGGACTGCCGAATGCGCCTCTCGGGGCGCGGCACCCTGGCGATGAACCTGTGGTCCGACGATGTCATCCGGGCTTCGGACCTCCTGGCGATGATGAATGACAGCTTCGGCCAGGTACTACGGCTTCCGGTGGAAGGCAAGGACAACATCATCGGAATCGGCGGCCCCGCAATCCCGCGCCCTCGTGAACTCAATGCATTGGGTCCCCGAGCCCGCGAACTGGCCGACACACTGGACGTGGAGTTCCCCGCCTTTCTGAAGCGACTGCGAAAGAACAACAGATAGTTTGGCGTTGTACGCGTTCCGAGTCGGAGCGGCGTGTAGGTCGGCCTTCAGGCCGTCTTCAACTTTTGACCCGTCTGTTCTGACTTCCCCGGAAAATAAAAGCGAATTTCTCAAGAATTGTGAACTGGTCGGCCAAACGCCTCTGGTAAATGGGCCCAATTTGACTAACTTTAAGAAAAACCTTTCCGGCTTTGGGAACGATGCCGCAACGGTCAGCAGAGATCACACAAAAATGCCGGAATAATGCGGGGCACCCGAAATGCTGAATACTCTATCTGAAAACAAAAGAATTCACCTCATTCTCAACTATCCCCCCTTGGGCCTGGTTCGGGCCACCGCCAAACTCCTCGGCGCCTCGGGCATGGCCGTCGAGACCGGCTGCATTCTGCTACCCAGCCAGGCCGAGGTGGAGGTCACGCTATCCTACCGCCACGAAGGACATAACCGGGTACACCGAATCCCGGCCCGGGTCACACGTTCAGAACCCAGTGAAACCCTTCTGGAATTCGATATCGAAGGACAGACGGCTATCCATAGCCTTTTAGGACAGCCGGCTCCGGCTGCTGCCCACCCAACAAGAACCGCTCCAGCGACGGCGTAAAACGGCAGCCTCCTGCATAATCGCCGCGGGAGCGCGCCTCCTGCCGGGATCCCGCAGTTCCTGAACGAAAATCGCCGCGGGGGCGCGCCTCCTACCAAGGGTCTTTAACCGCCCCCGAGCGTCGAATTCAATCCGGATGGTGCCTATAAAACGTAAAACGTAAAACCTAAAACCTAAAACCTAAAACCTAAAAACACAATCACCCCCCTACGGCAACACCACCCGCATCTCCGGCAATCGCTCCCGCAAAGCTCCGGCGAGAGCCTCCCGTGCCCCCTGCTCACCATGCACCAGCCGGATCTCCGTGGGCCCTTTTCGAATCCGGGCTACAAAATCCACCAGATTCTTTTGGTCAGCGTGGGCCGAATAGCCACCGAGGGTATAAACGCCGGCGCGGATGTCGTATTTCTGGCCATCCAGCCGTACCCAGCCGCCGGAAGGGCCATAACGCTGAATGTCACGCCCCGGCGTCCCTTCCGCCTGATACCCCACAAACAGGACGTCGGTACGGGGATCGCCGAGCAGTCCCTTGAGATAATTGACCACCCGTCCACCGGCACACATGCCGCTGGCCGCGATCACCACCGTGGGGCGGCCGCTCCTGCCCAGGTAATCCACTGCGCGCAGATGATCGTCATGGTTATCAATCGTGGTCAGCTGCTCGAACGAGAGGGGATGGCGTCCGCTGGCCACCCGCTGCCGCGCCTCGTCGTCCCAGAAGCGCTTCAGGCTGCGGTACTCACGAGTAAAACGGGCGGCCAGGGGCGAATCCACCACGATCTCCATGTCGCGCCAGGGCAAGCCGCGCGTGGCCGGCCGGTCACCACAACAGTGGATCGTCTGCTCCAGTTCATACAGCAACTCCTGCGTACGCCCGATGCTGAAAGCAGGAATCAGTACTACTCCGCGATTTTCGAGGCAGCGCTCCACCACCGCCTGGAGCCGCTGCCGTCGGGTACGGCGTGCTTCATGCTGCCGGTCGCCATAGGTACTTTCGAGCACCAGCACATCGGCCCTGCGAGGCGGTTTCGGGGCAGGCAGGAGAGGGCTGTAGGGTGCTCCCAAATCGCCGGAGAAGACCACCCGTTTGCCACGGCGCGTACCGACCGCCCGCACTCCGTCGACCGGGATATCGAACTCCACATACGCAGAACCCAGAATATGCCCCGCCGGCTGCAGCCGCAGCGACATCCCGGTTTCGGGTACCGCAGTCCAGCGCCCGTAGGGAACGGCAACCGTCTGCTTCTTCAGGAGTTCCAGAAACTGTTCAATGAGCCGCCGGTCGCGGGTAAAACCGATTTCCAGTGCATCCTCGATCACCAGCGGTAAAAGTTGCGCAGTCGCCTCGGAGCAGTAGACGGGACCGCGAAATCCGGCAGCAAACAGATACGGCACACGCCCAACGTGATCCAGATGACAATGCGTCAGCACCAGCGCGCGAACGGAATCGAGGTCAAAATCGATCTCCAGCCCGTCCGACGAGCGATCGTCGGCACCCTGAAACAGACCGCAATCGATCAGCACCGAGCCTTCAGGCCCCTTCAGTTCATGACAGGAGCCGGTAACCCCTTCCACGCCTCCGTGATGGTGAATCGTTATCCCTCGCCCAAGTTCCATCTCATGCATCCTTCTGGTTATCTACGGCTATATCCTGCCGTGACGAGGAGCCCCTATCAAGTATTCGGCCAATGGTTCAGTGAGTAGCCCTGCCTGGTGTGATTCCAGAATGAAAATCGCCACGGGGGCGCGCCTCCTACCGATATGGGTTTCCGCTCCCGTAGGGTGGTTAGGCGAGCCTTCTGGCGTCTCTGTGACGTGGGCACCTGTGGCAATCATTTGCTCTTTTATGATCTCCAGCCGGCTTTGAACACGGAGGTCTTCCTTTCGGGAATAGCCGCCATTACAATCGGTAACGGGGAGAGAGGGAATTTCCGTGAACATCATCACAAAAGTACTTTCACTACCCAGGCCTGCCAAACGCGGCTTGATGATCCTGAGCGATTTCACGGGGATACCGATTGCGCTCTGGCTGGCATTTTCGGCCCGTTACGGCACCCTGACACCTCCGGTCGGCGAATACACATGGCTGTTCATTGCCGTCCCCCTGATTACCCTGCCGGTATTTATCTGGTTAGGACTGTATCGCGCCATTGTGCGGTTCATGGGCATGAAGGCGGCCATCACGGTACTCCAGGGGATAACTCTTTCCTCTCTCCTCTTGGGGGCGCTCGTCCTTCTATCCGGAATTGTGGGCGTACCCCGTTCCGTTCCCCTGATCTACTGGGCCCTGGCGCTAATCTACGTAAGCGGCACCCGCTTCGCAGTACGGGCTTACCTGTTTTCACGCTTCTCCCGGAATCCTGCTCGCGATCCGGTTGCGATCTATGGCGCGGGTACCGCCGGAGCTCAATTGGCGCAAATGCTGGAGCACAGCTCCGACTACGAACCCATCGCCTTCATCGATGACAATCCGGTGCTGACCGGCAGCTTTGTCAACAGCATTGAGGTGCTCGGCCCCGAAAACATCAGAGAGCTGGCCGAAGAGATGGGCCTGACGGATGTGCTTCTGGCGATGCCGAGACTCACACGCACACG is a window from the Thiohalomonas denitrificans genome containing:
- a CDS encoding DUF192 domain-containing protein, which encodes MNQSKAGKQVFLAIFAIAILALFLPGYGLETAHVQVGGEAFRVELATSAAEQRRGLMHREQLPQGTGMLFVYQHPQPVSFWNKDVRFPIDILYFDANSALIRTDTHVPPCPYRDCPRYRTAAPVKYVLELPAGTTERLKLKPGDRLQFL
- a CDS encoding spermine/spermidine synthase domain-containing protein — its product is MQKYGGKVIHQSRDAFGILEIVEDRFERSLHFGNNAKQSSTDVHYPARLVLSYTRAMAASLLFTPDPQRALLVGLGGGSLTKFLLHYFPECRVDVVEVRKKVHRLARTYFELPDDPRLNVFIEDGALFMGSASPEFGDYDLILIDAFLEDGIAGDVCGVPFLEDCRMRLSGRGTLAMNLWSDDVIRASDLLAMMNDSFGQVLRLPVEGKDNIIGIGGPAIPRPRELNALGPRARELADTLDVEFPAFLKRLRKNNR
- a CDS encoding DUF4389 domain-containing protein, with the translated sequence MERSFKKNIRSRDAWLRILYMLLFAVIYGVAEIVLGAVVLFQIGASLITGRANERLRNFGQQLATYLYDVVLFLTYHSEFKPFPFEPWPDGPPKARCLPPPAEDIDAAHSESDLDGG
- a CDS encoding MBL fold metallo-hydrolase, with the protein product MELGRGITIHHHGGVEGVTGSCHELKGPEGSVLIDCGLFQGADDRSSDGLEIDFDLDSVRALVLTHCHLDHVGRVPYLFAAGFRGPVYCSEATAQLLPLVIEDALEIGFTRDRRLIEQFLELLKKQTVAVPYGRWTAVPETGMSLRLQPAGHILGSAYVEFDIPVDGVRAVGTRRGKRVVFSGDLGAPYSPLLPAPKPPRRADVLVLESTYGDRQHEARRTRRQRLQAVVERCLENRGVVLIPAFSIGRTQELLYELEQTIHCCGDRPATRGLPWRDMEIVVDSPLAARFTREYRSLKRFWDDEARQRVASGRHPLSFEQLTTIDNHDDHLRAVDYLGRSGRPTVVIAASGMCAGGRVVNYLKGLLGDPRTDVLFVGYQAEGTPGRDIQRYGPSGGWVRLDGQKYDIRAGVYTLGGYSAHADQKNLVDFVARIRKGPTEIRLVHGEQGAREALAGALRERLPEMRVVLP
- a CDS encoding M48 family metallopeptidase; this translates as MGNGEWGMGDGEWVVGSGEGEMGSGGMVMGDGDFRVRLSSRAKHVRLKVLPPGRVEVVVPRGFDQRQLPALLARHEEWLARTVEKVSSEYGGTQTQIVPPDSVELAALGRRHRVEYRRQGGSPRCALLRDGTLRVQHGGESDWRDALRRWLANQGREHLPSWLKRVSEEVGLPYRKVTIRSQKTRWGSCSARKNISLNCGLLFFSPQVVRYLFIHELCHTVHMNHSRRFWGLVERLEPDYRKLDQQLKLAARNLPAWARRD
- the leuS gene encoding leucine--tRNA ligase, with product MDEQYQPAVIEAEAQQYWQENRCFEVTEDPDKEKFYCLAMFPYPSGRLHMGHVRNYTIGDVISRYQRMIGKNVLQPMGWDAFGLPAENAAIKNNVPPAKWTYENIDYMRGQLQRLGFGYDWKRELATCHPQYYKWEQWLFTRLFKKGLVYKKTSPVNWCPNDLTVLANEQVIEGRCWRCDTSVERKEIPQYFMKITAYADELLAGLDKLDGWPEQVRTMQRNWIGRSEGVEIAFGVEGRDEPLKVYTTRPDTLMGVSYVAVAPEHPLAIEAATQNSELAGFIEEAGNLQISEAAMETMEKKGVDTGLKALHPISGEPVPIYAANFVLMAYGEGAVMAVPGHDQRDWEFARKYGLPIKQVIKPADDSEADDAQGSASAAGGRMPGADLTQAAFTDKGILVDSGEFSNLTSGQAFDAIAEYLEQRGRGKKRVNYRLRDWGVSRQRYWGCPIPIINCPSCGEVPVPEDQLPVVLPEDVAFDGIGSPIKKMPEFYETTCPTCGGKAERETDTFDTFMESSWYYARYTCRDNDDAMLDERGDYWLPVDQYVGGIEHAILHLLYARFYHRLMRDFVGDAQGSASAAGGRKPGAALVDSDEPFANLLTQGMVLKDGAKMSKSKGNTVDPQDMIAQYGADTVRLFTMFAAPPEQSLEWNDSGVEGAYRFLKRLWAFAHEHAEAIGAAAAEQPDRENMADTVKTARREIHEALAQARTDFGRYQFNTVVSACMKVMNILAKLDDTKGADVLRREGLGILLPLLSPTAPHVTHHLWRELGYGDDILTAPWPEVDESALKRDTIDLVVQVNGKMRGKVQVSAAADKTSVEATALADENVQRFIEGKEVKKVIVVPGRLVNVVAT